From Nymphaea colorata isolate Beijing-Zhang1983 chromosome 6, ASM883128v2, whole genome shotgun sequence, a single genomic window includes:
- the LOC116255818 gene encoding uncharacterized protein LOC116255818, with product MEGSSRSGGRTIRYDFSREGEGRLKDEVEAKLLEFTGYTDDVLADYVIVLVKNGKRKEVAEQDLNVFLGDNCSSFVSWLWDHLSSNWHLYVKPQESSLPAEAVPTKPLLVESAKGKNVKLEDQNVSLLVDAETMQERSMKEAGSRRKRQWKGLTREELESPPLRVSEFDNSHPEDHSAHSSISNVEKGHSHYKEHSEKVRKKNPPDNRKRVTPNMKIDAPRRLLQSAFREALGPLRSSDSLRSEPAFKRLRSVVSSDSSTDKFSQAKLNRSASKVAASMATAMKAAAEAAYDTSKARPVRNVLNGLGDGTHTEGPGRAMGIGSPHSKEPYSDYDGDSDGGLGPVHETGQPDTFQFNAYHNEAVMNLDRDEAVSGCASDHDAFHDADHDRQRFMGINETSYSENKEDNSLMVQYTVAPKPDEVPRRTRLKDKSDVVMPKPAHKIVNISVNVNTWKPPHFESASEVSKMENTSLQDRGAFAFKSGVRLVQENNTVTGDRSERPRVDVHEDQTAVTSIPGSYSAVRPFDDVESRSIFVSNVHFGATKDLLSTHFNKFGEVQKVVIVMDAATGQPTGSACVEFVRKESAELALALNGTSFMSRILKVVPRSSVTQRDAPVMSWSRLPRPSPYSSRLLLCGPYARGAPGMYGRPTLKVGPRSLQWKRESPSTPVGSAIGTPTVGTPLSTTPRRALTYVRSESKPANGNSCPA from the exons ATGGAAGGCTCCAGTAGAAGTGGAGGTCGAACGATTAGGTACGATTTCAGTAGGGAAGGGGAGGGCCGGCTGAAGGACGAGGTGGAGGCCAAACTTTTGGAGTTCACGGGCTACACGGACGACGTTCTCGCG GACTATGTCATTGTGCTAGTTAAGAATGGCAAGCGTAAAGAAGTTGCTGAGCAAGACCTTAATGTTTTTCTTGGGGACAATTGtagttcttttgtttcttg GTTGTGGGATCATCTTTCTTCGAATTGGCATCTTTATGTGAAACCTCAAGAATCATCTCTCCCTGCTGAAGCAGTTCCAACTAAACCCCTGTTAGTTGAGTCTGCCAAAGGAAAAAATGTGAAGCTGGAGGATCAGAATGTCAGCTTGCTTGTGGATGCTGAAACTATGCAAGAAAGGTCAATGAAAGAGGCTGGTAGTCGTCGCAAAAGGCAATGGAAGGGGTTAACAAGGGAAGAATTAGAGTCCCCTCCTCTTCGAGTATCTGAATTTGACAACAGTCATCCTGAGGACCATAGTGCCCATTCTTCCATTTCCAACGTTGAAAAGGGACATAGTCACTACAAAGAACACTCTGAGAAAGTGCGGAAAAAAAATCCCCCTGACAATAGAAAG AGGGTTACTCCCAATATGAAGATTGACGCCCCTCGTCGTCTGCTTCAGTCTGCTTTTCGTGAAGCTTTGGGTCCATTGAGGTCCTCAGATTCTTTGAGATCTGAGCCAGCATTCAAGCGCCTGCGTTCAGTGGTTTCATCAGATTCTTCCACGGATAAATTTTCACAGGCTAAACTGAACAGATCTGCTTCAAAGGTGGCAGCTTCGATGGCTACTGCTATGAAAGCTGCAGCTGAAGCTGCCTATGACACATCAAAAGCTAGGCCAGTAAGAAATGTTCTTAATGGATTGGGCGATGGTACACATACTGAAGGTCCTGGCCGTGCAATGGGGATTGGAAGTCCTCATTCGAAGGAACCATATAGTGATTACGATGGGGATTCTGATGGGGGCTTGGGTCCAGTTCATGAGACTGGCCAGCCTGATACATTTCAATTCAATGCATATCATAATGAAGCTGTAATGAATCTAGACAGAGATGAAGCTGTGTCTGGTTGTGCATCTGATCATGATGCATTCCATGATGCGGATCATGACAGACAAAGGTTTATGGGCATTAATGAGACCTCTTATTCTGAAAACAAGGAAGACAATTCACTGATGGTACAGTACACTGTGGCTCCTAAACCAGATGAAGTCCCAAGGAGAACAAGGCTGAAAGACAAGTCTGATGTTGTGATGCCTAAACCGGCCCACAAGATTGTAAATATTTCTGTTAATGTGAATACATGGAAACCACCTCACTTTGAGTCAGCAAGTGAAGTCTCAAAAATGGAGAACACTAGTTTGCAGGACAGGGGAGCTTTTGCTTTCAAGTCTGGCGTAAGGCTGGTTCAAGAGAATAACACTGTCACAGGCGATAGGAGT GAAAGACCTCGTGTGGATGTTCATGAGGACCAGACGGCCGTGACATCCATTCCTG GGTCTTATTCTGCTGTCCGTCCTTTTGATGATGTCGAATCTCGGAGCATCTTTGTCAGCAAT GTTCACTTTGGAGCAACAAAAGATTTGCTTTCTACACATTTCAACAAATTTGGTGAAGTACAGAAGGTCGTAATTGTGATGGATGCCGCAACAGGTCAACCCACAGG ATCTGCCTGTGTGGAATTTGTGCGCAAGGAATCTGCTGAGCTTGCATTGGCCTTGAATGGCACTTCTTTTATGTCTCGCATTCTCAAA GTTGTTCCAAGAAGTTCTGTAACCCAACGGGATGCTCCTGTAATGTCATGGTCTCGGCTCCCTCGCCCCTCCCCATACTCTTCTAGGTTGCTTCTGTGTGGCCCGTATGCAAGAGGTGCGCCAGGCATGTATGGAAGACCTACTCTGAAGGTTGGTCCTCGCAGTCTACAGTGGAAGCGTGAATCTCCATCAACACCAGTTGGATCTGCTATTGGAACGCCAACTGTTGGTACGCCTTTGTCCACTACACCAAGGAGAGCACTAACGTATGTTCGGAGCGAATCGAAGCCAGCGAATGGGAATTCTTGTCCAGCTTGA